One genomic region from Chionomys nivalis chromosome 17, mChiNiv1.1, whole genome shotgun sequence encodes:
- the LOC130888344 gene encoding NADH dehydrogenase [ubiquinone] 1 beta subcomplex subunit 11, mitochondrial-like, which yields MAASRLSLCARSLLAIRGLQTTHVCWKPSSFSRAVVARSAVARKKKKQREPTQQWMEDPEPEDEKVYSKNPYFHGYDEDPVVDEWNMHAIFFFGFSIVLVFGTTFVAYVPNYGMVEWARREAEMLVKHREANGLPLMESNRFDPSKIQLPGDD from the coding sequence ATGGCGGCCTCGAGGTTAAGTTTGTGTGCCCGCAGCCTTTTGGCTATTCGAGGGCTCCAGACTACCCACGTTTGCTGGAAACCGAGCTCCTTCTCTAGGGCTGTGGTCGCCCGGTCCGCTGTGGCTcgaaagaagaagaagcagagagaacctACCCAGCAATGGATGGAGGACCCGGAGCCCGAGGACGAAAAAGTCTACTCGAAGAACCCATACTTCCATGGTTATGACGAGGACCCCGTGGTGGACGAATGGAATATGCACGCCatcttcttctttggtttttccaTCGTCCTGGTCTTCGGCACCACCTTTGTGGCTTATGTGCCCAACTACGGGATGGTCGAGTGGGCCCGCCGGGAAGCTGAGATGCTCGTGAAACACCGAGAAGCCAACGGCCTCCCTCTCATGGAATCCAACCGGTTTGACCCTAGCAAGATCCAACTACCAGGGGATGACTGA